NNNNNNNNNNNNNNNNNNNNNNNNNNNNNNNNNNNNNNNNNNNNNNNNNNNNNNNNNNNNNNNNNNNNNNNNNNNNNNNNNNNNNNNNNNNNNNNNNNNNNNNNNNNNNNNNNNNNNNNNNNNNNNNNNNNNNNNNNNNNNNNNNNNNNNNNNNNNNNNNNNNNNNNNNNNNNNNNNNNNNNNNNNNNNNNNNNACTAGTATTTGGCCCAGCCCAGGCAATCAGCGGCAGCCCATTAAACCCACACAATCAAAATCCTGTCTATACTCGTCTAGAATCGTTCCTTCGTCTAGTTTGAGCCCGCCCTCCGTTTTTTCTCAAGATTCGCCACTGCGTAGTTGTATGAACACAATCTCAGTCACATCATATTTGTTTCCTTATCTTTGCCTATGTACTCCTTCCCCGTAGCATATCTCAATCTCGGCCCAATAAAAAGAATCCTAGATTGAACCAGTAGAACAAATTTGCCCCGGTTACAACGCACATATATTTAGCTAGTACTATCAACTAATTTTGAGTGGCACACACACATACTCGCACGATACGCACAAATTCGACCCTCTAGTCCGCGACTCAACACACCACTGAGCACTTGGATTCAAATCTTGTCCTTCTATACGCATTATTACACTTTCCTTATTACAGTCTAGAGGAGTCTACATCATTGAGTATCTCCTAGTGGAATAAAAGTGCAAGAGAGTCCTAAAGAGAATTTTCTATGTGTAGATAACATTCTTTTTCTCGCAACATGACATTGTGGTATGTGCCCCCATATTTATAACATAAAGCCTTTACCTTCAAAAATCTTAATTCTTTCACTACAAACCATCCTTTCCATATCAGATGTGCACATTGCATTGTTTTTTTCCCCTTATCTTGAGCATACAATGATTTCTCAGGCTTGCGGACCTTTTAGATTTTTATTTCCATACGAAACATGTGCCTCCGTGTTTGAGTATCAAGGCTTCTTGGATTTGAAAGTGTGAGGGGTTTCTAGTTAGTTGGAAGCTGTGAGGAGTTACTAGTTGTCAAATATAGTAGATACTCATCCTCCCCGCAAGGGAATAATGGTTGTTTGTTTGAAATTTGAAGTGGTTCTAGACTCCTTTGTTCATGAAAGAAATGGGCATGGTGTGGATTATGACTTCATTTGGCATGGGGTTGTCAAGTGCTTGgtggtggcagcagcagcagcagcagcagcacaacaacAACAAGAGGAAGAAGAGAATAACATCGAAAGGTAAAAGTGCATTTCTATAACCCCATAAAATCGAACGGTAGTACAAACCACTCTCACCAAAACAGCATTCTCAACCTCAGTCAGGACAAAACCATGCTCACAAAAACTGCATTCTCAGCTCCTGTAAGGACAGAAAAGTCCCACCCCGCTGCAGCACTTCAAATCGACCAACCAACATACAAAAAACTCATAAGAATTGCAATGATATAGAGTTTCTGTGCGGTCTTTGATCAACACTCCCCCCGCACGCGCGCAATGGTTCACTGTTCTTACTTACCCCCTCTTCATTCAAGTGCATAAAATTGATCAACATATGGAGCTGTGAAACAGGCAGTCATGCTAGAATGACCTCCACTTTACTGGACAAATTACAGGTCACATTATGTCTCTTCCTTCTAACTTTACATAGTATATATCTTTTACAGAAAAGCCTTGAACGTATGATTGGGATCCTAGATACTCACACTGATCACACAAGCAAGTCTCAGGTGTTCTGTAAAGAAATTCTTCatgtgaccatgttgacaacaacaTGCTAGGGCGACACAATTCCGGGCGCAACACAGCTATTGCGTGAGCGGGACGCACTCGAGCTCCATCTCGAGGTGGCCACGCTCGACGTTCTGAAGCCTGACAGTCACCTCCTGCTTAACCTTGTTGTCGATGATGGTGATGGCACTGTCCCTTGGGATCCAGATGCCGTCTTTCGCCATCCATTTGTTGAGCTCGGCATTGTCGGTGATCGACTTGGTTTCATAGGCTCTGGCTGCAGCAACTAGTGGTTGAATGTTAATCTCAGCCTCCCCCATTCGGTCGTCGGTGGTAAATGTGTCCTTGTCATAGACTTGCTGCAAGGAGAATTGAAGGCAAATGTTACCCGAAAAAAAACCGACCTAAACCATACCACTGCACTGCACATTTTACTGATTATTTTCATCGCCCCTGTAAATAAAACATATTTACCACTTTTAGCAGTGGAACCGGATCGGGTATCGATAGCAGAAGTCTTTCATTCCATACAGGATTCAGGCTGCTCTTTATCACCTTCGTTTTCATCGACTACAAGGGCGAAAAGGGGATCTGGAGCGTCACAAAACAAATAACTTCACACAACTAGGTTATAGTGCAAATGAATGGAGTAGCTCACCTGGTGTCCTAGGTTTAGGATAACATAAGGGTCGCTTGACATCACATCACGAATAGCTAGATTTGTGCCTCTTATGATATTGACCTTAATCAATCCAACAAACTCTACCATACCAACCTCCACCTAAGACAGAATAAATTCAAATAAGAAATAATATTTCAAGTTAAGAGTATAAACTGAACTATAGATTTGGGATGATTGATCATACAGCTGCAGGTTTCTTTACTGATTTGTCTTCTTTTCTCCTCCAGCTGTTCCTGAAAGCATGGCCTAAACCATGTCGATTTGAGCTACCATGCTGCTGCTGGTAACAATGTTTGCCATTGTTTTGTGAAGAGCATGAAAGCTGTTGGTTAGACAAAAACTGTTGAAACTCATATTTTCTCCTGCACATATGCGAGTAAGGAGAAACATCATTCATCGGTAGAGTTGTGTTGGGCAAATATGAAAGAAACCTGTTATACTAGTGGCAGGCGTCTCAGATAATAAGAACTTGCTACTTCAGTATACCTAATAAAATCATTTCGGTCATCCGCTGAGCAATCTTGCCTTGGCTTTGTGTAATTGCCAAGA
The Triticum dicoccoides isolate Atlit2015 ecotype Zavitan chromosome 3A, WEW_v2.0, whole genome shotgun sequence genome window above contains:
- the LOC119270510 gene encoding probable ADP-ribosylation factor GTPase-activating protein AGD11, with the protein product MDGQKHNRRKQGGTSTKAGSGGDQASPPGAKAGAGGDQACQLGGTKAGAGGDFPNLPCPPKAGTSGDQATSPGAKLRAGDQASPSSTKMRAGDQASPPSSKMRAGDQASPPSSKFRAGDQASPPSTKFRAGDQASPPSTKMRAGDQANQAGQLATTDRLDRLLSQPANKCCADCGAPDPKWVSLTFGAFICIKCSGAHRSLGVHISKIVSVKLDEWTDEQVDFLTEAGGNGAVNSTYEAFLGNYTKPRQDCSADDRNDFIRRKYEFQQFLSNQQLSCSSQNNGKHCYQQQHGSSNRHGLGHAFRNSWRRKEDKSVKKPAAVEVGMVEFVGLIKVNIIRGTNLAIRDVMSSDPYVILNLGHQSMKTKVIKSSLNPVWNERLLLSIPDPVPLLKVQVYDKDTFTTDDRMGEAEINIQPLVAAARAYETKSITDNAELNKWMAKDGIWIPRDSAITIIDNKVKQEVTVRLQNVERGHLEMELECVPLTQ